A region from the Bacillus sp. Marseille-P3661 genome encodes:
- a CDS encoding MurR/RpiR family transcriptional regulator, whose translation MEGNNTHGVLMCLEEIYPTLTGALKNVATAILDNPELIVRENIKKLANRSNTSDSAVVRLSQKLGYKGFRDLQISLAYELGDNSTYMDEEIGISESLDTIVNIASNANIHALAESQEILNLDTLEKIIQILQQARAIHIFAQGTNYSTGIDLSYNLMKLGTLCYVYNDSYMQAVAGAISNPRDVVIGISHTGANRDLIEALAITRQNGATTIGLTTRVNSPISQIVDFSLCTANKEIVFQGEPLTSRVSMMYLVDIFFLGLASKMGKSSLINLQSVKDALESKRDPKTSLQYETRKARNN comes from the coding sequence ATGGAAGGCAATAATACCCATGGAGTTTTAATGTGCTTAGAAGAGATATATCCTACTTTAACCGGTGCATTAAAAAATGTTGCTACCGCTATATTAGATAATCCTGAGTTAATAGTTCGTGAAAATATTAAAAAACTTGCAAACAGATCAAATACAAGTGATTCAGCGGTAGTACGTCTTTCTCAAAAACTAGGTTATAAAGGTTTTAGAGATCTTCAAATAAGCCTTGCGTATGAACTAGGAGATAATAGCACTTATATGGATGAAGAAATTGGTATTTCAGAAAGCTTAGACACAATTGTAAATATTGCATCTAATGCTAACATTCATGCATTGGCAGAATCACAGGAAATACTTAATCTTGACACTCTTGAAAAAATCATTCAAATATTACAACAAGCGCGAGCTATTCATATATTTGCACAGGGAACAAATTATTCTACTGGTATTGATCTATCCTATAATTTAATGAAATTAGGCACATTATGTTACGTATATAATGATTCATATATGCAAGCAGTCGCAGGTGCTATATCAAATCCACGCGATGTTGTCATTGGAATAAGCCATACTGGTGCAAATAGAGATTTAATCGAAGCACTTGCTATTACACGACAAAATGGAGCCACTACTATCGGACTAACAACTAGAGTAAATTCACCAATTTCACAAATAGTTGACTTTTCGCTATGTACGGCAAATAAAGAAATAGTCTTTCAAGGAGAACCGCTGACTTCAAGAGTGAGTATGATGTATTTAGTTGATATTTTCTTCCTTGGTTTAGCTTCAAAAATGGGGAAATCTTCATTAATAAATCTTCAATCCGTAAAAGATGCATTAGAAAGCAAGCGCGATCCAAAAACCTCTTTACAATATGAAACTAGAAAAGCTAGAAATAATTAA
- a CDS encoding (2Fe-2S)-binding protein, with product MSKHYIHVEINGKEYNSEVDCRMHLADFLREDLNLTGTHLGCEHGVCGACTVLLDGKPIRSCTMLAVQADGQKLKTVEGLSCRNMETGKQELSNVQKAFWECHGLQCGFCTPGMLLTSQALLEENPEPNEQEIREALSGNICRCTGYVQIVDSVKLAAELNRKSSLEIDSPSDKNRDLVKEEV from the coding sequence ATGAGTAAACACTATATACACGTTGAGATTAACGGAAAAGAATACAATAGTGAAGTTGATTGTCGAATGCACTTGGCTGATTTTTTAAGAGAAGATTTAAATTTAACAGGTACTCATTTAGGATGTGAGCATGGTGTTTGTGGAGCGTGTACTGTTTTATTAGATGGTAAACCTATCCGTTCTTGTACAATGCTCGCAGTTCAGGCTGATGGCCAGAAGTTGAAAACAGTGGAAGGGCTTTCTTGCCGAAATATGGAGACTGGCAAACAAGAACTCTCCAATGTTCAAAAAGCATTCTGGGAATGTCATGGACTACAATGTGGATTTTGTACACCGGGAATGTTGCTTACTTCACAGGCATTATTGGAAGAGAATCCTGAACCAAATGAACAGGAGATCAGAGAAGCACTTTCTGGAAACATTTGTCGTTGCACGGGTTATGTTCAAATTGTGGACTCTGTAAAACTAGCAGCAGAATTAAATAGAAAATCTTCATTAGAAATAGATAGTCCATCTGATAAAAATCGTGACCTTGTGAAAGAGGAGGTGTAA
- a CDS encoding NIPSNAP family protein, which produces MLYELREYVASENKVEALHNRFKSHVLQLFEKHNIEVKGFWTDHEDPMKLIYLCQFNSLEEQKKAWAAFGSDPEWKRVKQKSEVNGALTSSLKSVLLEPVDYTKQP; this is translated from the coding sequence ATGTTATATGAATTAAGAGAGTATGTGGCAAGTGAAAATAAAGTAGAGGCATTACATAATCGATTTAAATCACATGTACTGCAATTATTTGAAAAACACAATATTGAAGTGAAAGGTTTTTGGACGGATCACGAAGATCCTATGAAATTGATTTATTTATGTCAGTTTAATAGTTTAGAAGAGCAAAAAAAGGCTTGGGCGGCATTCGGTAGTGACCCAGAATGGAAACGGGTAAAACAAAAAAGTGAAGTTAATGGTGCACTAACATCAAGCCTAAAAAGTGTACTGTTAGAACCAGTTGATTATACGAAACAACCATAA
- a CDS encoding TRAP transporter permease, whose protein sequence is MSRFFNVTAIIAITWSLFHLYTAAFGAFPSIAQRAIHVAFALSLAFAMTRLSKKKLNKLYVLYDAVLIILPLIIGAYVVYHVDRFSSRMWYVDQVAGFDLWFGVIFSLLTLEASRRIIGNVMTLLAVIFIGYGFAGPYLSGLISHRGLDLPNLVDLMFMQTNGIFGVPIGVAASYVFYFILFGSFLNVSGGGKLFIDIAFKLTSKSRGGPAKAAIVSSGLMGSISGSAVANVVSTGIFTIPLMKKVGYSSKDAAAIESAASTGGQLMPPIMGAAAFVMAEMLGIPYTEIILAALIPALLYYISLMMIVHLKAIKEKLGDTDQEILQKQEKVMKKIHLLLPLVVLILCIFKGFTLQSAAFWAIVAVLLVSFLRKDTRMGLKDFFESLEDGAKQAVQVTLPCAVAGIIVGIISFSGLGLKFTTLIINWSFGIFFLTLILVALGCIILGMGMPTTSAYILAATLMAPALTKLEVEPLAAHMFVLYFAVISMITPPIALAAYSAAGISGSKMGETGVRALIISLSAFLIPFTFVFNPALLLIGEVSEIIWVTTTTLFGIYAMSVSVVGYLYSNLIMLLRGIIFILAVMMIIPNLMTSIIGLLIFSIIFLFQRYKFNEQLTPNIPTNT, encoded by the coding sequence GTGTCACGATTTTTTAATGTAACAGCAATCATTGCAATTACCTGGTCTCTATTTCACTTGTATACAGCGGCCTTTGGTGCATTTCCATCTATTGCTCAACGAGCTATACATGTTGCTTTTGCACTATCCTTAGCATTTGCAATGACCAGGTTATCAAAGAAAAAATTAAATAAACTATACGTCCTATATGATGCGGTCTTGATTATTCTACCGCTTATTATAGGAGCGTATGTTGTTTACCATGTAGATCGCTTTAGTTCACGTATGTGGTATGTCGATCAAGTGGCAGGTTTTGATCTGTGGTTTGGAGTGATTTTTAGCTTACTTACTCTAGAGGCATCAAGAAGAATTATTGGGAACGTTATGACGCTATTGGCAGTTATCTTCATTGGATACGGCTTTGCTGGCCCGTACCTATCAGGGTTGATTTCGCATAGAGGTTTGGATCTTCCTAATTTAGTTGATTTAATGTTTATGCAAACGAATGGAATATTTGGTGTTCCAATTGGAGTGGCCGCAAGCTATGTATTCTATTTCATTCTTTTCGGCTCTTTCTTAAATGTATCTGGAGGGGGAAAGCTGTTTATTGATATCGCCTTCAAATTAACGTCTAAATCTCGCGGAGGTCCTGCTAAAGCAGCAATTGTCTCAAGTGGTTTAATGGGGAGTATTAGCGGTAGTGCAGTCGCAAATGTTGTAAGCACAGGGATTTTTACAATACCGTTAATGAAAAAAGTTGGATATTCCTCAAAAGATGCTGCTGCAATCGAATCTGCTGCTTCTACAGGTGGGCAATTAATGCCACCAATTATGGGTGCCGCAGCGTTCGTTATGGCCGAAATGCTAGGAATTCCTTATACTGAAATTATTTTGGCGGCATTAATCCCAGCACTCCTTTATTATATTTCACTTATGATGATTGTCCATCTTAAGGCAATAAAAGAAAAATTGGGAGATACGGACCAAGAAATTCTTCAAAAGCAAGAAAAAGTAATGAAAAAAATCCACCTATTATTACCACTAGTAGTGTTGATTTTATGTATTTTTAAAGGCTTTACTTTACAATCAGCCGCTTTTTGGGCAATTGTGGCAGTCTTGCTTGTAAGTTTCTTGAGAAAAGATACTCGTATGGGATTAAAAGATTTCTTTGAATCACTTGAAGATGGAGCTAAGCAAGCTGTACAGGTTACACTTCCTTGTGCTGTAGCTGGGATAATCGTGGGTATAATTAGCTTTTCGGGATTAGGATTGAAGTTTACAACTCTAATTATAAATTGGTCATTTGGGATTTTTTTCCTCACCTTAATTTTGGTTGCATTAGGTTGTATTATTCTCGGAATGGGGATGCCGACAACATCCGCGTATATATTAGCTGCTACATTAATGGCACCAGCATTGACGAAATTAGAAGTTGAGCCATTAGCTGCGCATATGTTCGTTCTTTATTTCGCCGTTATATCTATGATCACACCTCCAATTGCGCTAGCCGCCTACAGTGCTGCAGGAATTTCCGGTTCTAAAATGGGTGAAACCGGCGTGCGGGCTCTTATAATTAGTTTATCAGCATTTTTAATTCCTTTTACCTTTGTATTTAATCCTGCATTACTTTTAATAGGAGAGGTTTCAGAAATAATCTGGGTGACGACCACAACACTCTTTGGAATTTACGCAATGTCTGTTTCGGTGGTTGGATATCTTTATAGTAATTTGATTATGTTATTGCGAGGTATAATATTTATACTAGCTGTAATGATGATTATTCCTAATTTAATGACAAGTATAATAGGATTGCTAATATTCTCAATCATATTCCTATTTCAACGCTATAAATTTAATGAACAATTAACGCCTAACATTCCAACTAACACATAA
- a CDS encoding ABC transporter substrate-binding protein, with amino-acid sequence MVLKIPAIKKLSTVLLMIAMLIVSTACSSSTVSESGSSNSGSSGSADSNSEPSESGSEGVQEIEMVTFSPPSLGAFLTPIIEEKQFDIENGIDVKFVERPPSAYNSEFASGQYKVGGSAALLSEALRMDRGVKVTYLFNLFDFWGTVITADESITTLKDLEGKDMAAAKSTTNFAMFQYFAQKSDADVSTMNVLNAETSALVTYAEADRADAVQLWEPAYSILMDKSPEKYHQVDFGLEKWEEYTGATSIPYLGIAAHQDWAEENKELIPKLYQSFSDAASWVQANSKEASEIIAATIPGGEAEIIQKLIENNDLLGLNVQPAIDLKDDIKAVFKAGLEINYLEKMPDDSVIYSEKLK; translated from the coding sequence ATGGTTCTGAAAATTCCCGCTATTAAAAAATTATCAACTGTTCTATTGATGATTGCGATGTTAATTGTCTCTACAGCGTGTTCTTCAAGTACAGTTTCTGAATCAGGAAGTTCGAATTCTGGTAGTTCAGGTTCGGCAGATTCAAATTCAGAACCTTCGGAAAGTGGTAGTGAAGGAGTCCAAGAAATTGAAATGGTTACATTTAGTCCGCCGTCTCTTGGAGCTTTTTTAACGCCAATTATTGAAGAAAAACAATTCGATATTGAAAATGGTATCGATGTTAAGTTTGTTGAGAGACCGCCAAGTGCTTATAATTCAGAATTTGCAAGCGGTCAATATAAGGTAGGAGGAAGTGCAGCCCTTTTATCGGAAGCGCTTCGAATGGACCGCGGAGTAAAAGTTACGTATCTTTTTAACTTATTTGACTTTTGGGGAACGGTAATCACTGCAGATGAAAGTATAACAACATTAAAAGACTTAGAAGGAAAAGATATGGCTGCTGCAAAGAGTACAACGAATTTTGCTATGTTCCAATATTTTGCACAAAAATCTGATGCAGATGTAAGCACTATGAATGTGTTGAATGCTGAGACTTCCGCACTTGTTACCTATGCTGAGGCTGATCGAGCAGATGCAGTTCAATTATGGGAACCTGCTTATTCTATCTTAATGGATAAAAGTCCTGAAAAATATCACCAAGTTGATTTCGGTCTAGAAAAATGGGAGGAATATACAGGTGCAACAAGCATTCCATATTTAGGAATCGCAGCCCACCAAGATTGGGCGGAGGAAAATAAAGAACTAATCCCAAAATTGTATCAAAGTTTTTCGGATGCAGCTAGTTGGGTTCAAGCAAACTCCAAAGAAGCATCAGAAATCATTGCGGCTACCATACCGGGTGGAGAAGCAGAAATTATTCAAAAATTAATAGAAAACAATGACTTGTTAGGGTTAAATGTACAACCTGCGATTGATTTAAAAGATGATATAAAAGCTGTATTTAAAGCAGGTTTAGAAATTAATTACCTTGAGAAAATGCCAGATGATTCGGTAATTTATAGTGAAAAATTAAAGTAA
- a CDS encoding ABC transporter ATP-binding protein: MEYSVIFDKVTKEFSPNNFGVLDLDFKIKTGEMVAIVGQTGCGKSTAFNLLVGLTQPTKGNVLVDGLDPYKAFEDFRGKIGIVFQNDRLLPWRTAIENAAIGLEVKGIPEENRLQIAREWLQKLGLSGWENKYPHELSGGMKQRVSIARAFSMDPNIILCDESFSALDEITAMKLRKQFVDLVRENNKTGIFITHSIGEAIEMADRILIFRKPGHVAEQIQVPRELDIKTIEKVKKDILKELDIA, encoded by the coding sequence GTGGAATACTCAGTTATTTTTGATAAAGTTACAAAAGAATTTTCACCGAATAATTTTGGTGTTTTGGATTTGGATTTTAAGATTAAGACTGGAGAAATGGTGGCGATAGTTGGTCAAACAGGTTGTGGGAAATCAACTGCTTTTAATCTTTTAGTTGGTTTAACCCAGCCCACCAAAGGAAATGTTTTGGTTGATGGATTAGATCCTTACAAAGCATTTGAAGATTTTAGGGGGAAAATAGGTATCGTATTCCAAAATGACCGATTATTACCTTGGAGAACGGCAATAGAAAATGCGGCTATTGGCTTAGAGGTGAAGGGTATACCAGAAGAGAATCGACTTCAAATTGCGAGAGAATGGTTACAAAAACTTGGATTGTCTGGTTGGGAAAATAAGTATCCCCACGAATTATCGGGTGGGATGAAACAAAGGGTTTCTATAGCAAGGGCATTTTCGATGGACCCTAATATAATTCTTTGTGACGAATCTTTTAGCGCATTAGATGAAATAACAGCAATGAAATTAAGAAAACAATTCGTAGATTTAGTGAGAGAGAATAATAAAACAGGCATATTTATAACACACTCAATTGGTGAGGCAATTGAAATGGCGGATAGAATCCTAATATTTAGAAAGCCTGGACATGTAGCAGAACAAATCCAAGTTCCTAGAGAATTGGATATAAAAACAATTGAAAAGGTCAAGAAAGATATTTTAAAAGAATTAGATATCGCATAA
- a CDS encoding FAD binding domain-containing protein — MKAVQFDYFRAETMDEALTLLESFKEDAKVLCGGQSLIPVLNMRLARPKVVVDINKIKELNELGTEGKYVKIGAVIRHNEVEHSSLVKEQLPLLAKALPHIGHSQIRNRGTLVGSIVHADPSAEVPLISLLLDAHLEVRSKDNQRMIPISEFYYGYMMTDLQPDEIVTSVKFPITSPPKGGKRGTEFVEVARREGDFALVEAACQIDIDENGKIFDVRLGLGGVGPAPIKLEEVEDFLKGKEPTNDLFESVSQMITDYLEPDEDPFVPEEYRKSVAKRFIFKVLDGALKDALQIKEESSR, encoded by the coding sequence ATGAAAGCGGTCCAATTTGATTATTTTCGTGCAGAAACTATGGATGAAGCTCTGACTCTACTTGAATCCTTTAAAGAAGATGCAAAAGTCCTATGTGGTGGGCAAAGTCTTATCCCAGTACTAAATATGCGGCTAGCTAGGCCTAAAGTTGTGGTTGATATTAATAAGATTAAAGAATTAAATGAACTAGGTACCGAAGGAAAGTATGTGAAAATTGGTGCTGTTATAAGACATAATGAGGTCGAACATTCATCGTTAGTTAAGGAGCAGCTACCTTTGTTGGCTAAAGCACTTCCTCATATAGGACATTCTCAAATAAGAAATAGAGGTACATTAGTTGGAAGTATTGTTCATGCAGATCCATCAGCAGAGGTACCATTAATATCACTTCTATTAGATGCCCATTTGGAAGTAAGAAGTAAAGACAACCAAAGAATGATACCTATATCGGAGTTTTATTACGGATATATGATGACAGATTTACAACCAGACGAAATTGTAACATCAGTTAAATTTCCGATTACTAGTCCCCCGAAAGGTGGAAAGAGAGGCACTGAATTTGTCGAAGTTGCTAGAAGGGAGGGTGACTTTGCACTTGTCGAAGCGGCTTGTCAAATCGATATTGACGAAAACGGCAAAATTTTCGATGTTCGTCTGGGTCTTGGTGGGGTTGGTCCTGCACCAATTAAACTTGAAGAGGTTGAGGATTTTCTAAAAGGAAAAGAACCGACAAATGATTTGTTTGAAAGCGTTTCACAAATGATTACAGACTACTTAGAACCTGATGAGGATCCATTTGTACCAGAAGAATACAGAAAAAGTGTTGCCAAACGATTTATTTTTAAGGTTTTGGATGGTGCATTAAAGGATGCCTTGCAAATAAAGGAGGAAAGTTCACGATGA
- a CDS encoding ABC transporter permease, translating to MVKGLNYKGMLAGVVLIVIWQIVSLFTPSYLFPPIQAIGADFFGIITDWSITVHALTTIGRILLGLVFAFLVGSLLGIVMGMNNSLNDTIRPLLSFIQGVPALSWVVIAVIWFQQVELRIFFIILITALPNFAFQAYDSYNSISKDLREMLLVFRPKKSQLFKMLIIPSITPDLFTAWKVNLGNSTRVAIVAELVGATVGVGFQLSSAQSLFNMSMAIAWTLVLVVFVIIFQMLLAKSEKKLLSWRPKAER from the coding sequence ATGGTTAAAGGTCTCAATTACAAAGGAATGTTAGCTGGAGTAGTTCTTATTGTTATTTGGCAAATAGTTTCACTATTCACACCTTCTTATTTGTTCCCTCCTATCCAAGCGATAGGAGCGGATTTCTTTGGAATAATAACGGATTGGTCTATTACTGTTCATGCGTTGACCACTATTGGAAGAATTCTATTAGGTCTTGTTTTTGCTTTTCTAGTTGGCTCTCTTTTAGGTATTGTGATGGGAATGAACAATTCTCTTAATGATACAATACGACCTTTACTCAGTTTTATACAAGGTGTTCCGGCTTTATCATGGGTTGTAATTGCTGTTATTTGGTTTCAACAAGTAGAATTAAGAATCTTCTTTATCATTTTAATAACGGCATTACCAAATTTTGCATTCCAAGCCTATGATTCATATAATTCAATTTCAAAAGATTTGCGGGAAATGCTGCTCGTTTTTAGACCAAAGAAAAGTCAGTTATTTAAGATGCTAATCATTCCTTCGATTACGCCGGACTTATTTACAGCGTGGAAAGTTAACTTGGGAAACTCCACGCGGGTGGCCATAGTTGCTGAATTAGTTGGGGCAACAGTAGGTGTGGGTTTTCAATTGTCATCAGCACAAAGTCTTTTTAATATGTCAATGGCCATCGCCTGGACACTAGTGTTAGTTGTATTTGTAATTATTTTCCAAATGCTGCTTGCGAAATCAGAGAAAAAACTACTTTCATGGCGGCCAAAGGCAGAAAGATAG
- a CDS encoding xanthine dehydrogenase family protein molybdopterin-binding subunit: MVKSDVNPQREFKWIGKKNPPVEDYKFVLGQGTYVGDIKVEGMQHVGLITSPYAHAKIVSIDTSEALKLPGVTAVITGKELAEHVQPLKQYLDIPGVKWYPLAVDYARYAGEWVVAVLAESRFIAEDAAELVKIKYEPLPFVVDPEEAMKEDAPPVHPEHPNNVMWQRKFVWGDVEKDFAESFDSIEFRCRWNRNSTVPLETFGVITKWDEGRQILDVWASIQMPQYAEQIAAALQIPLNNVRVHYDVDVGGSYGVKRGIKHSVLVAYISRQYGVPTKLIEDRLENMRGSDMHGPDRIFDVQAAFTKEGEIKSLKIRTIDDEGAYPGRSPLQMGKPIGAIVGAYKIKSVEYEGIAVTTNKTGQVAVRGFGQSPTNYAIELAVNKVAKKLKMSPVEIREKNFIQHEEFPYEIPSGTTYDSGNYPVVLQKALNLANYQELLKWQAEERKKGRIIGIGVGTCMEPGGGNALFEPLLNPKNDKTTFPEGCQVKVDNTGKVTANIAFSSSGQGHQTLVSTILAEEFDIDRDDIRVVYSDSLSALPSQSPVASRMAIVLGGATSGAAKKIKAKMMKIAAHNLEESEENLYWDGSTIKVKNTEDKQLTWDEIVRIAHITYHKMPEDMEPGLQAQFVLEVPTGGTLPTPDGKVQMYPCYSFSAHIPVVEIDRDTGKIQFLKYYIADDCGTVINPDIVKGMVVGGVAHGIGAALYEQFSYDENGQMISQTFMDYLLPSTMEVPHIEIVKHCTPSPLTSMGQKGVGEGGYMSAPAAIIGAVNDALAPYDIEITSVPVTPMDVLSKINSVKEVV, encoded by the coding sequence ATGGTCAAAAGCGATGTAAACCCACAAAGAGAATTTAAATGGATAGGAAAAAAGAATCCACCAGTAGAGGATTATAAATTTGTTCTTGGTCAAGGAACTTACGTAGGAGATATTAAAGTTGAGGGCATGCAACATGTAGGATTGATTACAAGCCCCTATGCACATGCAAAAATCGTTTCAATCGATACCAGTGAAGCATTAAAATTACCAGGTGTTACGGCAGTTATTACTGGGAAAGAGCTTGCGGAACATGTACAGCCATTAAAACAATATTTAGATATTCCTGGAGTAAAGTGGTATCCTTTAGCCGTCGATTATGCAAGGTATGCAGGTGAATGGGTTGTTGCTGTCTTAGCAGAAAGTAGATTCATTGCTGAAGACGCTGCAGAACTGGTGAAAATTAAATATGAACCATTACCTTTTGTAGTGGATCCAGAAGAAGCGATGAAAGAAGATGCTCCACCAGTACATCCAGAACACCCGAATAATGTTATGTGGCAAAGAAAGTTTGTATGGGGTGACGTTGAAAAAGACTTTGCGGAGTCATTTGATAGTATTGAGTTTAGATGCCGTTGGAACCGAAATTCAACTGTTCCTCTTGAAACCTTTGGGGTTATTACGAAATGGGATGAAGGCCGTCAAATTTTGGATGTATGGGCATCAATTCAAATGCCACAGTACGCTGAACAAATTGCTGCAGCACTTCAAATCCCGTTAAATAATGTAAGGGTCCATTATGATGTGGATGTTGGTGGCAGTTATGGTGTAAAAAGAGGAATAAAGCACTCTGTATTGGTTGCTTATATCTCTCGCCAATATGGTGTACCTACAAAATTAATTGAAGACCGTCTTGAAAATATGAGGGGAAGCGATATGCATGGTCCTGATCGAATTTTTGATGTTCAGGCAGCCTTTACTAAAGAAGGAGAAATTAAGAGCTTGAAAATTAGAACGATTGATGATGAAGGTGCATACCCTGGTCGTTCACCACTTCAAATGGGGAAACCAATTGGAGCCATAGTCGGAGCTTATAAAATTAAGAGTGTTGAGTATGAGGGTATTGCAGTTACAACAAATAAGACTGGTCAGGTAGCGGTAAGAGGATTTGGTCAATCACCAACAAACTATGCAATTGAATTAGCAGTGAATAAAGTTGCTAAGAAACTGAAGATGTCTCCGGTTGAAATAAGAGAGAAAAATTTCATTCAACACGAAGAATTTCCATATGAGATTCCAAGTGGAACTACATATGATAGTGGGAATTATCCGGTTGTTTTACAAAAGGCATTAAATCTAGCAAACTATCAAGAATTACTAAAATGGCAAGCAGAAGAACGTAAAAAAGGTAGAATCATTGGGATTGGTGTTGGAACATGTATGGAACCAGGTGGTGGAAACGCTTTGTTTGAACCATTGCTAAATCCCAAAAATGATAAGACTACATTCCCAGAGGGATGTCAGGTAAAGGTTGATAATACTGGAAAGGTAACAGCAAATATTGCGTTCTCATCCTCAGGTCAAGGGCATCAAACATTGGTTTCAACGATCCTAGCAGAAGAGTTTGATATTGATCGCGATGATATTAGAGTAGTTTATAGTGACTCACTATCAGCTTTACCATCCCAATCACCTGTAGCAAGTCGTATGGCAATTGTTCTTGGCGGTGCTACTTCTGGGGCAGCTAAAAAAATTAAAGCAAAAATGATGAAAATTGCAGCACATAATTTAGAAGAGTCTGAAGAAAATCTATACTGGGATGGATCAACAATAAAAGTAAAGAATACTGAGGATAAACAACTTACATGGGATGAAATTGTGCGTATTGCTCATATTACGTACCATAAAATGCCAGAAGATATGGAACCAGGACTTCAAGCGCAATTTGTATTAGAAGTACCAACTGGAGGTACGCTTCCAACTCCAGATGGTAAAGTTCAGATGTATCCTTGTTATTCATTCTCAGCCCATATTCCGGTTGTTGAGATTGACCGAGATACAGGAAAGATTCAGTTCCTAAAGTATTATATTGCTGATGACTGCGGAACCGTAATTAACCCAGATATTGTTAAAGGAATGGTTGTCGGTGGTGTTGCGCATGGTATTGGGGCTGCTTTATATGAACAATTTTCATATGACGAGAATGGGCAGATGATCTCACAAACCTTTATGGACTACTTATTACCGTCGACTATGGAGGTACCGCACATAGAGATTGTTAAACATTGTACACCGTCTCCGTTAACTTCAATGGGTCAAAAGGGTGTAGGTGAAGGCGGGTATATGAGTGCTCCGGCAGCAATAATAGGTGCAGTTAACGATGCTTTAGCTCCGTATGATATTGAAATAACGAGTGTTCCGGTAACACCAATGGATGTTTTATCTAAAATTAATTCAGTTAAGGAGGTTGTATAA
- a CDS encoding MurR/RpiR family transcriptional regulator produces the protein MRKGRLPGVVKRIENIYPQLNGALKDVADIIVNSPEFTVNANVSKIAQKSNTSDSAVVRLSQRLGYKGFRDLQINLAYDLGDTTNNLDEEIEITDTLASIAEKSYHANVNTLQQSWESLDFEAIEKAIRLINNARFVYIFAQGTNYSTGVDLSYNLTKLGVRCIVQNDSFLQVVSSAVATRDDLAIGISHTGANSEVLDSLSLARESGAATIGLTTRKNSPIVRLADVSLCTASKEIVFQGEPLTSRMSLMYIVDLLFLGVATTMGRYALPNIKKVREALKSKRDPN, from the coding sequence TTGAGAAAAGGAAGATTACCGGGAGTAGTAAAGCGTATTGAAAATATTTATCCTCAACTTAATGGGGCATTAAAAGATGTGGCTGATATTATTGTAAATTCCCCAGAATTCACTGTTAACGCAAATGTAAGTAAGATCGCCCAAAAATCGAATACTAGTGATTCAGCGGTAGTACGTTTGTCTCAGCGTTTAGGTTATAAAGGCTTTCGCGATTTACAAATTAATCTTGCGTACGATCTTGGTGATACAACTAATAATCTAGATGAAGAAATTGAAATAACTGACACCCTTGCTTCAATTGCTGAAAAATCTTATCATGCAAATGTAAATACTCTTCAACAATCATGGGAGTCGTTAGATTTTGAAGCGATAGAAAAAGCCATTCGTCTTATTAACAATGCAAGATTTGTTTATATATTTGCACAGGGAACTAATTATTCCACAGGAGTTGACTTAAGTTATAACTTAACGAAATTAGGGGTTCGATGTATTGTTCAAAATGATTCCTTCCTCCAGGTAGTATCAAGCGCAGTTGCTACAAGAGATGATTTAGCTATAGGCATCAGTCATACTGGTGCAAATTCAGAAGTGTTAGACTCCCTTTCACTTGCTCGTGAGTCTGGTGCAGCTACTATAGGTTTGACTACACGAAAAAATTCACCTATTGTTCGTCTTGCAGACGTATCACTTTGTACCGCATCAAAAGAAATTGTATTTCAAGGGGAACCTCTTACCTCTAGAATGAGTTTAATGTATATAGTAGACCTTTTATTTCTAGGAGTTGCTACAACAATGGGAAGGTACGCCTTGCCAAATATTAAAAAAGTAAGAGAAGCCTTAAAATCAAAAAGAGACCCTAATTAA